From Xylanibacillus composti, a single genomic window includes:
- a CDS encoding LysR family transcriptional regulator produces the protein MELRDLRVFQAIAEEGSISRAADRLGYVQSNVTARLRRLEEELGVLLFHREPKGVRITEKGMLFRQYADSILRMAEESVRVLKDDGTPSGILRIGVVESVTCGNFIRLISRYQRQYEDVSLRLETGNTAELLQKLKNAEFDAALVTGELAGANLTVDWLYTDELVLLSGSPLSGGGADLLKQRWVVAPAGCPFRARLEQWHKDEGVTFRSFLEIRSLETLLGSVKAGLACTLLSRSVLSGAYEQLYVHPIPEKYRYIETGLVRRHESFTSSSYRVFARLVREEGV, from the coding sequence GTGGAGCTGAGAGACTTGAGAGTGTTTCAAGCGATTGCCGAGGAGGGAAGTATCTCACGTGCCGCTGATCGATTAGGGTATGTCCAGTCTAACGTAACCGCACGATTGCGCAGATTAGAGGAGGAATTAGGTGTCCTTCTATTTCATCGAGAACCCAAAGGGGTACGGATTACAGAGAAAGGGATGCTTTTTCGACAATATGCGGATTCTATCTTAAGAATGGCCGAGGAGTCGGTTCGTGTATTGAAAGACGACGGCACACCGTCCGGAATACTGCGAATCGGCGTCGTCGAAAGCGTTACATGTGGGAATTTCATCCGCCTGATCTCCAGGTATCAGCGGCAGTACGAGGATGTGTCGCTTCGGCTGGAAACGGGGAATACGGCGGAACTGCTGCAAAAGTTGAAAAACGCGGAATTCGACGCGGCATTGGTAACAGGTGAGCTGGCGGGTGCCAACCTGACGGTCGACTGGCTGTACACCGATGAACTGGTGCTGCTGTCCGGCAGTCCGTTGAGCGGAGGCGGGGCGGACCTTTTGAAACAAAGGTGGGTCGTCGCCCCCGCGGGATGTCCGTTCCGCGCCAGACTGGAGCAATGGCACAAAGACGAAGGCGTGACATTCCGCAGTTTTCTGGAGATTCGCTCGCTTGAAACGCTGCTGGGCAGTGTGAAGGCGGGGCTGGCGTGCACATTGCTGTCGCGGTCCGTATTAAGCGGCGCATATGAACAGTTGTATGTCCATCCGATCCCGGAGAAGTATCGGTATATCGAGACGGGACTGGTGCGGCGGCACGAATCGTTCACCAGTTCGTCTTACCGGGTGTTTGCCCGCTTGGTTCGGGAGGAGGGGGTGTGA